From the genome of Pelobates fuscus isolate aPelFus1 chromosome 6, aPelFus1.pri, whole genome shotgun sequence, one region includes:
- the LOC134565915 gene encoding protein Wnt-8 encodes MTGPKAYLTYSTSVAVGAQSGIEECKYQFAWERWNCPEHTIQLASQKGLRSATRETSFVHAVSSAGVMYTLTRNCSMGDFDNCGCDESRNGRVGGRGWVWGGCSDNVEFGERISKLFVDGLETGQDARALMNLHNNEAGRLAVKSTMKRTCKCHGVSGSCSVQTCWLQLADFRDIGNHLKVKHDQALKLEMDKKKIRSGNSADNKGAIVDIFGSIARTELVFLEDSPDYCLKNTSLGLQGTEGRECLQSGKNLSQWERRSCRRLCIECGLRVEERKIETISSCNCKFHWCCTVKCEQCKHVVTKHYCAKREKHSGNSHPKRKVRGQNR; translated from the exons ATGACAGGGCCCAAG gcGTATTTGACTTATTCTACGAGTGTGGCAGTTGGAGCACAAAGTGGAATTGAAGAATGTAAATATCAGTTTGCTTGGGAAAGATGGAATTGCCCAGAACATACAATTCAACTAGCTTCTCAAAAAGGACTTAGAAGCG CTACCAGAGAAACATCATTTGTACACGCAGTTAGTTCTGCTGGCGTCATGTATACCCTGACCAGGAACTGCAGCATGGGAGATTTTGATAACTGTGGCTGTGATGAATCCAGAAACGGGAGGGTTG GTGGCAGAGGGTGGGTGTGGGGAGGCTGTAGTGATAACGTTGAATTTGGCGAAAGAATATCAAAACTCTTTGTCGACGGGCTGGAGACAGGACAAGATGCCCGAGCACTAATGAACTTGCATAACAATGAAGCAGGGAGACTT GCTGTGAAATCAACTATGAAGAGGACCTGTAAATGCCACGGGGTCTCAGGAAGTTGCAGTGTCCAGACATGCTGGCTGCAACTTGCTGATTTTCGAGACATCGGGAATCATTTAAAGGTGAAGCACGATCAGGCTCTAAAACTGGAGATGGACAAGAAAAAGATTAGATCTGGCAACAGTGCAGACAACAAGGGAGCCATAGTAGATATCTTTGGGTCAATAGCCAGAACCGAACTTGTCTTCTTAGAAGATTCTCCAGATTATTGTTTGAAAAACACAAGCCTTGGTTTACAAGGGACTGAAGGACGCGAATGCCTCCAAAGTGGAAAGAACTTATCGCAGTGGGAAAGGAGAAGTTGCCGAAGACTTTGTATAGAATGTGGGCTCCGGGTCGAAGAGAGGAAGATCGAGACCATTAGTAGCTGTAACTGCAAGTTCCATTGGTGTTGCACAGTCAAATGTGAGCAGTGTAAGCACGTTGTGACAAAGCACTATTGTGCCAAGCGAGAAAAGCATTCTGGTAATTCTCACCCAAAAAGAAAGGTCAGAGGACAAAACAGATGA